A stretch of Cicer arietinum cultivar CDC Frontier isolate Library 1 chromosome 5, Cicar.CDCFrontier_v2.0, whole genome shotgun sequence DNA encodes these proteins:
- the LOC101512413 gene encoding G-type lectin S-receptor-like serine/threonine-protein kinase At4g27290 isoform X1: MENHHKVLMLMVYTFFFSSTPSFSKQNTFTTIVPYQFIQYNDTLVSAAGTFEAGFFNFGDPQRQYFGIWYKRMLPRTIVWVANRNNPIQNSTVILKLTHQGSLVILDGSRGVIWSSNSSRIESKSVVVKLLDSGNLVVKDANISSENGKVLWESFDYPGNTFLSGMKLRSNLLTGPYKYITSWRSPNDPADGDFSYRVDTHGFPQLIVAKGTKLLYRAGSWNGFLFTGFSRQTHGIYNLSFVVNDKEICYQYEIMSSSITSRMTLDSDGFQHNFLWLDMTENWKVTVTRPANRCDHYAFCGINSNCNINDSPICECLDGFVPKFQAKWNSSDWSGGCVRRTKLNCVNGDGFFKYANMKLPDTSSSWFDKRLSLEECKTVCLKNCSCIAYANLDARDGGSGCLLWFDVIVDMTKHVDQGQDIYIRLASSELDHIKNKRNLNMKKLVGTFGGVIAFILGLTALLLVSSTFRKKLGYIKKLILWNHKEEKKEDDLATIFDFSTVINATNNFSNKYKLGEGGFGPVYKGILAYGQEVAVKRLSKTSGQGTEEFKNEVKLMATLQHRNLVKLLGCSIQQDERLLIYEFMPNRSLDFFIFDSTRSKLLDWTKRLEIIDGIARGMLYLHQDSTLRIIHRDLKTSNILLDINMIPKISDFGLARSFMEDQAEANTNRVMGTYGYMPPEYAVHGSFSLKSDVFSFGVVVLEIISGKKNRGFCDPQNHLNLLGHAWRLWIEERSLELIADILYDESVSSEIIRFIHVGLLCVQHKPENRPTMSSVVFMLKGEKLLPKPSEPGFYAGRDNTISTGSSSKGCSVNEASISLLEAR, encoded by the exons ATGGAGAACCATCATAAGGTGCTAATGTTAATGGTGTATACTTTCTTCTTTTCCTCCACACCATCTTTCTCTAAACAAAACACTTTTACTACTATTGTTCCATATCAGTTTATCCAATATAATGACACCCTTGTTTCTGCAGCAGGAACCTTTGAAGCTGGTTTTTTCAACTTTGGAGATCCACAACGCCAATACTTTGGTATATGGTACAAGAGGATGTTACCAAGGACTATTGTCTGGGTTGCCAACAGAAATAATCCAATACAAAACTCAACTGTAATACTGAAACTCACTCATCAGGGAAGCCTTGTTATTCTTGATGGCTCCAGAGGTGTAATCTGGTCCTCCAATTCATCAAGAATCGAGTCAAAATCAGTTGTTGTGAAGTTGTTGGATTCAGGAAACCTTGTTGTGAAAGATGCAAACATCAGCAGTGAGAATGGGAAGGTCTTGTGGGAATCCTTTGATTATCCTGGTAATACTTTCCTTTCTGGAATGAAGCTGAGAAGTAATTTACTTACGGGTCCTTATAAATATATCACATCTTGGAGAAGTCCTAATGATCCTGCTGATGGAGACTTTTCGTATCGGGTAGATACTCACGGTTTTCCTCAACTGATTGTTGCAAAGGGAACAAAACTTCTGTATAGAGCGGGGTCATGGAATGGATTTCTTTTCACTGGTTTCTCTAGGCAAACGCATGGAATCTATAATCTCTCGTTCGTGGTCAATGACAAGGAAATCTGTTATCAATATGAAATTATGAGCAGTTCAATTACTTCTAGAATGACGCTAGATTCCGACGGATTTCAACATAATTTTCTATGGTTAGATATGACCGAAAATTGGAAGGTTACGGTTACTCGTCCTGCAAACCGTTGTGATCATTATGCCTTTTGTGGTATCAACTCTAACTGCAACATTAATGACTCCCCAATATGTGAATGTTTGGATGGTTTCGTACCAAAATTTCAAGCAAAATGGAACTCATCAGATTGGTCTGGTGGGTGTGTAAGGAGAACAAAATTGAATTGTGTTAATGGAGATGGATTTTTCAAGTACGCAAACATGAAATTGCCAGACACGTCATCATCTTGGTTTGACAAGAGGTTGAGTCTTGAGGAATGTAAGACAGTGTGTTTGAAAAACTGTTCTTGCATTGCATATGCAAATTTAGATGCCAGAGATGGTGGGAGTGGCTGCTTGCTTTGGTTTGATGTCATTGTGGACATGACAAAACATGTAGACCAAGGGCAAGACATTTACATACGACTCGCATCCTCAGAATTAG ATCATATAAAGAATAAAAGGAACTTGAATATGAAGAAGCTTGTCGGGACTTTCGGAGGAGTTATTGCTTTCATCTTAGGACTTACAGCTCTTCTATTGGTCTCATCAACATTTAGGAAGAAGCTTG GgtatattaaaaagttaattctGTGGAACCACAAGGAGGAGAAGAAAGAAGATGACTTGGCaacaatatttgatttttcaaCTGTCATTAATGCCACAAATAACTTTTCTAACAAATACAAGTTAGGTGAAGGTGGCTTTGGACCGGTGTACAAG GGTATATTGGCATATGGACAAGAAGTTGCTGTTAAGAGACTTTCTAAAACATCAGGACAAGGAACTGAAGAGTTCAAAAATGAAGTAAAATTGATGGCAACACTTCAACACCGTAATCTTGTAAAACTTCTTGGTTGTTCAATTCAACAAGACGAAAGGCTGTTGATCTATGAGTTCATGCCCAACAGAAGCTtggatttctttatttttg ATAGTACGCGAAGTAAATTACTAGATTGGACTAAGCGCTTGGAAATTATTGACGGAATTGCTCGGGGGATGCTGTATCTCCATCAAGATTCTACACTAAGAATCATACATAGAGATCTCAAGACAAGCAATATTCTTCTTGATATTAATATGATCCCAAAGATATCAGATTTTGGTTTAGCCAGATCATTTATGGAAGACCAAGCTGAGGCCAATACAAATAGAGTGATGGGAACATA TGGATATATGCCTCCAGAATATGCCGTGCATGGATCTTTCTCGTTAAAATCTGATGTTTTTAGCTTTGGAGTCGTTGTACTTGAGATAATTAGCGGTAAGAAGAATCGCGGTTTTTGTGACCCTCAAAATCATCTAAACCTTCTTGGCCAT GCATGGAGACTGTGGATCGAAGAAAGGTCACTGGAGTTAATAGCGGACATATTATATGATGAGTCCGTATCTTCAGAAATAATACGATTTATTCATGTGGGTCTATTGTGTGTACAACATAAACCTGAAAATAGGCCAACCATGTCATCTGTGGTTTTTATGTTAAAGGGTGAAAAGTTACTCCCAAAACCAAGTGAACCCGGATTCTACGCAGGAAGAGATAATACAATTAGCACAGGATCTTCTTCGAAAGGGTGTTCAGTAAATGAAGCTTCAATCTCATTGTTAGAGGCCAGATAG
- the LOC101512413 gene encoding G-type lectin S-receptor-like serine/threonine-protein kinase At4g27290 isoform X2, with amino-acid sequence MLPRTIVWVANRNNPIQNSTVILKLTHQGSLVILDGSRGVIWSSNSSRIESKSVVVKLLDSGNLVVKDANISSENGKVLWESFDYPGNTFLSGMKLRSNLLTGPYKYITSWRSPNDPADGDFSYRVDTHGFPQLIVAKGTKLLYRAGSWNGFLFTGFSRQTHGIYNLSFVVNDKEICYQYEIMSSSITSRMTLDSDGFQHNFLWLDMTENWKVTVTRPANRCDHYAFCGINSNCNINDSPICECLDGFVPKFQAKWNSSDWSGGCVRRTKLNCVNGDGFFKYANMKLPDTSSSWFDKRLSLEECKTVCLKNCSCIAYANLDARDGGSGCLLWFDVIVDMTKHVDQGQDIYIRLASSELDHIKNKRNLNMKKLVGTFGGVIAFILGLTALLLVSSTFRKKLGYIKKLILWNHKEEKKEDDLATIFDFSTVINATNNFSNKYKLGEGGFGPVYKGILAYGQEVAVKRLSKTSGQGTEEFKNEVKLMATLQHRNLVKLLGCSIQQDERLLIYEFMPNRSLDFFIFDSTRSKLLDWTKRLEIIDGIARGMLYLHQDSTLRIIHRDLKTSNILLDINMIPKISDFGLARSFMEDQAEANTNRVMGTYGYMPPEYAVHGSFSLKSDVFSFGVVVLEIISGKKNRGFCDPQNHLNLLGHAWRLWIEERSLELIADILYDESVSSEIIRFIHVGLLCVQHKPENRPTMSSVVFMLKGEKLLPKPSEPGFYAGRDNTISTGSSSKGCSVNEASISLLEAR; translated from the exons ATGTTACCAAGGACTATTGTCTGGGTTGCCAACAGAAATAATCCAATACAAAACTCAACTGTAATACTGAAACTCACTCATCAGGGAAGCCTTGTTATTCTTGATGGCTCCAGAGGTGTAATCTGGTCCTCCAATTCATCAAGAATCGAGTCAAAATCAGTTGTTGTGAAGTTGTTGGATTCAGGAAACCTTGTTGTGAAAGATGCAAACATCAGCAGTGAGAATGGGAAGGTCTTGTGGGAATCCTTTGATTATCCTGGTAATACTTTCCTTTCTGGAATGAAGCTGAGAAGTAATTTACTTACGGGTCCTTATAAATATATCACATCTTGGAGAAGTCCTAATGATCCTGCTGATGGAGACTTTTCGTATCGGGTAGATACTCACGGTTTTCCTCAACTGATTGTTGCAAAGGGAACAAAACTTCTGTATAGAGCGGGGTCATGGAATGGATTTCTTTTCACTGGTTTCTCTAGGCAAACGCATGGAATCTATAATCTCTCGTTCGTGGTCAATGACAAGGAAATCTGTTATCAATATGAAATTATGAGCAGTTCAATTACTTCTAGAATGACGCTAGATTCCGACGGATTTCAACATAATTTTCTATGGTTAGATATGACCGAAAATTGGAAGGTTACGGTTACTCGTCCTGCAAACCGTTGTGATCATTATGCCTTTTGTGGTATCAACTCTAACTGCAACATTAATGACTCCCCAATATGTGAATGTTTGGATGGTTTCGTACCAAAATTTCAAGCAAAATGGAACTCATCAGATTGGTCTGGTGGGTGTGTAAGGAGAACAAAATTGAATTGTGTTAATGGAGATGGATTTTTCAAGTACGCAAACATGAAATTGCCAGACACGTCATCATCTTGGTTTGACAAGAGGTTGAGTCTTGAGGAATGTAAGACAGTGTGTTTGAAAAACTGTTCTTGCATTGCATATGCAAATTTAGATGCCAGAGATGGTGGGAGTGGCTGCTTGCTTTGGTTTGATGTCATTGTGGACATGACAAAACATGTAGACCAAGGGCAAGACATTTACATACGACTCGCATCCTCAGAATTAG ATCATATAAAGAATAAAAGGAACTTGAATATGAAGAAGCTTGTCGGGACTTTCGGAGGAGTTATTGCTTTCATCTTAGGACTTACAGCTCTTCTATTGGTCTCATCAACATTTAGGAAGAAGCTTG GgtatattaaaaagttaattctGTGGAACCACAAGGAGGAGAAGAAAGAAGATGACTTGGCaacaatatttgatttttcaaCTGTCATTAATGCCACAAATAACTTTTCTAACAAATACAAGTTAGGTGAAGGTGGCTTTGGACCGGTGTACAAG GGTATATTGGCATATGGACAAGAAGTTGCTGTTAAGAGACTTTCTAAAACATCAGGACAAGGAACTGAAGAGTTCAAAAATGAAGTAAAATTGATGGCAACACTTCAACACCGTAATCTTGTAAAACTTCTTGGTTGTTCAATTCAACAAGACGAAAGGCTGTTGATCTATGAGTTCATGCCCAACAGAAGCTtggatttctttatttttg ATAGTACGCGAAGTAAATTACTAGATTGGACTAAGCGCTTGGAAATTATTGACGGAATTGCTCGGGGGATGCTGTATCTCCATCAAGATTCTACACTAAGAATCATACATAGAGATCTCAAGACAAGCAATATTCTTCTTGATATTAATATGATCCCAAAGATATCAGATTTTGGTTTAGCCAGATCATTTATGGAAGACCAAGCTGAGGCCAATACAAATAGAGTGATGGGAACATA TGGATATATGCCTCCAGAATATGCCGTGCATGGATCTTTCTCGTTAAAATCTGATGTTTTTAGCTTTGGAGTCGTTGTACTTGAGATAATTAGCGGTAAGAAGAATCGCGGTTTTTGTGACCCTCAAAATCATCTAAACCTTCTTGGCCAT GCATGGAGACTGTGGATCGAAGAAAGGTCACTGGAGTTAATAGCGGACATATTATATGATGAGTCCGTATCTTCAGAAATAATACGATTTATTCATGTGGGTCTATTGTGTGTACAACATAAACCTGAAAATAGGCCAACCATGTCATCTGTGGTTTTTATGTTAAAGGGTGAAAAGTTACTCCCAAAACCAAGTGAACCCGGATTCTACGCAGGAAGAGATAATACAATTAGCACAGGATCTTCTTCGAAAGGGTGTTCAGTAAATGAAGCTTCAATCTCATTGTTAGAGGCCAGATAG